Within the Photobacterium swingsii genome, the region GGGATATAAAAACGGATAGAACATCATGAATCTGCACGAATATCAGGCAAAACAGCTGTTCGCTGAATGCGGTCTGCCAGTTCCAGAAGGATACGCTTGTGACACACCACAAGAAGCGGCTGAGGCGGCGGGTAAAATTGGCGGCGACAAATGGGTAGTAAAATGTCAGGTTCACGCTGGTGGCCGTGGTAAAGCGGGCGGTGTAGAACTGCATGACACAAAAGAAGGCATTAAAGCATTCGCACAAAAGTGGCTAGGTAAAAATCTAGTGACTTACCAAACAGATGCGAATGGCCAACCAGTTACAAAAATTCTGGTTGAAGAAGCATCAAATATCGCAAATGAACTGTACCTGGGTGCAGTTGTAGACCGCGGTACGCGCCGTATTGTTTTCATGGCATCGACTGAAGGTGGTGTGGAAATTGAAAAAGTGGCAGAAGAGACGCCAGAACTTATTCATAAAGCTGCGATCGATCCATTGGTTGGCCCTCAGGCTTATCAAGGCCGTGAATTAGCATTTAAACTGGGTCTTAAAGGCGATCAAATTAAACAATTTACAAAGATCTTTATGGGTCTTGGTAACATGTTCTCTGAATACGATCTTGCTCTTTTAGAGATTAACCCTCTAGTTATCACCGGCGACGACAACCTAGTGTGCCTAGATGGTAAAATTAACATCGACTCAAATGCGATGTACCGTCAACCTAAATTGCGTGAAATGCACGATCCTTCACAAGAAGATGAGCGTGAAGCACATGCCGCGAAATGGGAACTAAATTACGTTGCGTTGGATGGTAGCATTGGTTGTATGGTTAATGGTGCCGGTCTGGCGATGGGTACGATGGATATCGTCAACCTACATGGTGGCCAGCCAGCAAACTTCCTTGATGTTGGTGGTGGTGCAACCAAAGAGCGTGTAACAGAAGCATTTAAAATCATCCTTTCCGATAGCAATGTAAAAGCCGTATTGGTTAACATTTTCGGTGGTATCGTTCGTTGTGATTTAATCGCAGAAGGTATCATTGGTGCTGTTGAAGAAGTGGGCGTTGAAGTGCCAGTGGTTGTTCGCCTTGAAGGTAACAATGCTGAGCTAGGAGCGTCGAAATTGGCTGAAAGCGGCCTAAACATTATTGCTGCGACTTCGTTGACTGAAGCAGCTGAGAAAGTAGTTGCTGCGGCGGAGGGTAAATAATGTCAGTTCTAATTAATAAAGATACCAAGGTAATCTGTCAGGGTTTCACGGGTGGTCAAGGTACTTTCCACTCAGAGCAAGCTATTGCTTACGGTACACAAATGGTTGGTGGTGTTTCTCCTGGTAAAGGCGGCACCGAGCACCTAGGTCTTCCTGTTTTTAATACCGTGCGTGACGCTGTTGAAGCAACAGGGGCTACCGCTTCTGTGATTTATGTACCAGCACCTTTCTGTAAAGATGCGATTCTTGAAGCGATTGATGCAGGCATCAAGCTGATTGTAACCATTACAGAAGGCATCCCAACGCTGGACATGCTTGATGTAAAAGTACGCCTTGATGAAGCAGGCGTGCGCATGATTGGCCCTAATTGCCCAGGTGTCATTACACCTGACGAGTGCAAAATTGGCATTATGCCTGGTCATATCCACAAAGCGGGCAAAGTGGGTATTGTTTCTCGCTCTGGTACGTTGACGTACGAAGCTGTTAAGCAAACGACAGATGAAGGTTTTGGTCAATCAACATGTGTTGGTATCGGTGGCGACCCGATTCCGGGGGCAAACTTTATCGATATTCTAGAGATGTTTGAAAAAGATCCTGCGACCGAAGCGATCGTAATGATCGGTGAAATCGGTGGAACAGCAGAAGAAGAAGCGGCGGCTTACATTAAAGCTAACGTTACTAAACCTGTTGTGTCTTACATCGCAGGTGTGACTGCGCCTCCAGGGAAGCGTATGGGCCATGCTGGCGCGATTATTTCTGGTGGTAAAGGTACGGCTGACGATAAGTTTGCAGCGCTTGAAGCTGCTGGCGTTAAGACAGTGAAAAGTCTAGCTGAAATTGGCTCAGCACTACGTGAAGTCACTGGTTGGTAAGCTTTTAATATTTAACAAAAACCCGCTACTGGTTAGCGGGTTTTTTTATGGAAATAACCCTACGCGATAATATAAAACAATGTATGATTGTGTCTTGTATTAGAGGGGGAGGAATTAGATAGTGAGAATAAATAAAGGGCTGAGCGTTGCATTATGTTTGGTCGCGAGCACCGCTGTTGCGAAACAAGATAAAGAGGCTTACCAAGATTGTATTTTGTCGTCAGCCTCTCAAGCGGAAGATAGTGCTGCGGCAAGTATCATGACTAATGCCTGTCACCGTTTATATATTGATAATTTTATGCTTAGCTCAAAAGATCAAGATTACTTTCAGTGCTTACTTGATTATTTGCCTGATGTGAAAAAGCGTTCTGCAGCAGTGCAAGTACAACAAACTTGCGATCGAAAACACCGTAGTTTATTTAATTAGGCCAGCAAAATACTTACTGGCCTAGTGATTTAGTCGTGAATAATTAAGACGCTTCACCACGCTTGAATTGACTCAGCATAAACAAGGCGGCTGCCGCAACTACGACTGACGGACCTGCTGGGGTGTCGTAGTGCCACGACATAGCCAAACCAATAATAACAGCAATAGACCCTAAGGTTGAGGCGATTATCGCCATTGATTCAGGGCTTTTCGCAAATCGACGTGCTGTTGCCGCTGGAATAATGAGTAGTGAAGTAATAATCAAAGCACCGACAAACTTCATCGCGACCGCAATCACCATTCCCACCATAAGCATTAGTATCAAACGCATTAAATCAACATTAATACCTTCAACTTGCGCCAATTCTTCACTGATGGTCATCGACAGTAATGGTTGCCATAGCGTTACCAGCAAGGTTAAGACAACTGCTGCTCCTCCATAGATCCACAATAGATCAGACGTTGTAACGGCAAGTAAATCGCCGAAGAGGTATGACATTAGATCGATTCGGACATGATCAAGGAAGCTAATTGCCACTAAACCTAACGACAAAGAACTATGGGCTAAAATGCCAAGTAAGGTGTCGGTTGCAACGTATTTTTGTTTTTGCAGCGTAACCAAGATAACCGCCAATACTAAGCAGCAAATAAGCAAGGCAAGGTTGAGGTTAATGTTAAACAGAAAACCGAGCGCGATACCCAGCAGTGAAGCATGCGAAAGTGTATCGCCAAAATAAGCCATTTTTCGCCAGACAACAAATGACCCTAAAGGGCCTGCAATCATGGCGATACCAATGCCAGCAGCAAGGGCGGGTAAAAGGAACTCAAGCATTTTTATTATCCGAACTAGGTGCTGAATGATCGTGTGTATGTTGGCATGGTCCCACAGGACTACCTGCTAAATCATGCTCATGATTGTGCTGGTGGTGATACAGCGCTAACTGTTCGCTTTGCTGTTTACCAAACAACGCCACATAAGATGGGTGGTTAGTGATTGCATCGGGTTCACCAGAGCAGCAAATGTGATGATGCAAACAAATGACATGATCGGTTTTTGCCATCACAAGATGCAAATCATGCGAAACCATTAAAATAGCACAGTTAAGTTTATCCCTGAGCGATTGGATTAGACTGTATAGCTCTAATTGGCCATTGACATCAACCCCTTGCACAGGCTCATCCAGCACTAAAACATCAGGCTGTTGTAATAAAGCACGTGCAAGTAGCACCCGTTGAGTTTCACCACCTGACAAGCTGTGCATATCGCTGTGGTGAAGGTGCGTACCACCAACTAAGCGCAGTGCTTCTATACGGTCAGCTTCAGAGTAGCGACCAGCCAAACGCATAAAGCGATCGACACTAAGTGGTAGCGAAGCATTAAGTTGCAGCTTTTGCGGGACGTAGCCAATGCGTAATCCCTTTTGGCGAATGACTTTGCCTGCAGATGGTTTACGTAATCCTGTGATGACCTTTACTAAGGTGGACTTTCCCGCGCCATTTGGTCCAATTAAGGTTGTGATTTGGCCTCGTTCAAGTTTGAGTGAAACTTGATCAAGTACGTGCCGTTCCGCGAAGGTAACGGTGACTGACTGTAATTCAACTAATATGGTCATAAAAAAGAGATTAGTAAGGACGTTAGCAAACTGAGATGTTACAATATAACACTAATTTTTTTGTTAGTGTTCATAATTATAATGGAAACCAATATGAGTCGCTTTATCTCATTCGGTCTAATCTTCACTTTTTTCTTTTCTAGTCAATTGATGGCAAAGGAGTTTAACGTTGTAACTAGTGTTAAGCCATTGCAATTGATCGTACAAGAATTGACCCAAGGTGTAACGACACCACACGTGTTATTGCCTGCGGGGGCTTCACCGCATGATTATGCATTGAAACCGTCAGATGTGAAAAAAATTCATGATGCAGATTTGGTTATTTGGGTTGGCCCTGAGCTTGAAACCTTTATGGCTCGAATGCTATCAAATGATGTTACTAACATTGCTCTGACAAAACAGCCCACAATTGATTTCTTATATTACGATCATGACGAGGAAGGTGACCATTCAGGGCATGATCATAGCCATGAAGGGGTAGACCCTCACTTTTGGATGGGACCAACGCAATCATTACAGGCGGCAGCTGTGATCACTGATACATTGATTGCTTTTGATCCGTTGCATAAAAATGAATATAAAGTTAATCTTGCCCAGTTTGAAAAATCGGTGAATATAGCTACCGATGAGTTAAAAAAACAGCTTCAACCTGTTGTGCAACATGGCTACTTCGTTTTCCATGATGGTTACGGTTATTTTGAAAAGTATTTCAAGTTAAACAATTTGGGACACTTTACCGTCAAGCCAGATCGCCGACCTGGAGCTAAAACTCTTATTTCAATCCGTCGTGCACTGCAAGAGAAGCAAGCATACTGTGTTTTCAGTGAGCCACAGTTTTCTCCTGCAGTCGTGAGCAGTGTGGTAAACGGCACGGATGTCAGCATTGGTACATTAGATCCAATGGCTACAAATATTGCTTACGAGCAGGGCGGGTACATCGCGTTCTTACAAGAACTAGGTCAAAGTTTTACCAAGTGTCTTAAATAATAATGAAATTACATAAGGTCGCAGTTGCTACTATCAAGCAGCTTCCACGCCAACATCGTATTGCGCTAGCATCAACGTCTTTTGTGTTACTGGCTGCCTTGTTATGGCAGCCCTCGAAACCAGTGACACTGAGCACCTTCGGCAATGATCAACGTGTAGATATTGCGTTGAGTACCGATTTAGAGAAGCTGTCAGATATGAACAGTGAGCCTATCGGGGAAGTTGTCGATCCTAAAGACCCTGAATTTTTGGTACCCAAAGATGAGTTAGAACAGCAGCTTCAAGAAGAAGTTGATGTTTCTCATAGCCATCAAGTGACTTCGGGTGAAACCCTAGGCTCGATTTTTTCGCAATACGCGCTACCTATTTCTAATATGTACTCGCTAATCAATGTGAATAAATCGATTCAGAACTTACGTGTAGGTCAAACCATCGAATGGTCAGTTGACGACGACGGTCAAGTGACTGAGTTTTCGGTTAAGCGTAGTGCCAAAATCACCGATACCTTTTCGTTAACCAAAAACGGTTATTCTTACGAGCAAGTAGAAGAGAGCGGCGAGATAAAGCCTGTTGTACTTACTGGCCGTATCAGCGGGAGCTTTTATAACTCAGCGATGGCAGCTGGATTGACAGCAAACCAAATTCAGACGTTGGCGCAAAAATTACAATGGCGGTTTGATTTTGGTCGTGAAGCACGAAAAGGTGATCGCTTTGCTGTCTCTGTTGACCGTGAATTTATTGATGGTCGCGCCGTAAATAAAGGCGATGTAAAAGCTATCTACTACTTGAGTGGTAATCGCGAAGTCTTTGCGATGCGTTTTGGTGAAAATAACTTTTATGACGCTGATGGCAAGAGCCTAGATCGTGCATTACGCCGCTTACCACTTGAGAAACGCTACCGTATTAGCTCTCCGTTTAACCCAACGCGTAAGCACCCGATCACGGGGCGAATATCACCACATAACGGTACTGATTTCGCTGTACCTATTGGCACCTCAGTGTTAGCGGCTGGTGATGGTGTGGTAGTGAAGTCGAGTAAGCATCCATTAGCGGGCAATTATATTGTTATTAAGCATGGTCGTGAATACATGACGCGCTACCTTCACTTAAATAAACGCTTAGTGAAGGTAGGGGATAAGGTGACCATGGGGCAACGTATTGCACAAAGTGGTAATACTGGGCGCTCAACAGGCCCGCATTTGCACTATGAATTGATCAAAAAGAACCGCCCAGTGAACGCGATGAAAGTACCATTGCCTCAGGCTGAACCTGTTCCTTCTAAAGATCGTAAAAAATACCTACGATTAGCAAGTGAAGAACGTCAGAAGTTGTTAGCGGTTATGCCTGGCTAATTTAACGAGATACTTCAACAGTAAAAATGCGCACTCGGTGCGCATTTTTTTTATGTCATATAAAGTATCACTCACTTATAGAATGCTTAATTGCCCTGAGCAGTCCAGCGCCCATTTTTTCATTAGCTCACAATTTACGTCGTCTTTTCATTATGGCGAGCTTTATAAACAGTTTAATTTACCCGAATTAAATCAGCATGCTACAGAGTGCTCTCCCACTTTTATGAGAGTGAGTGCCTTGTCCGACAGATAAATAAGTTAAGTGTAAATAAGTTAAGTTTAGTTGACTTTAATCAAGGTGGCATATGTGTCAATATGTAACATATATCATTAAATGCTAATTATTATTATTAAGGTAAGCGATTCATGAAACTGTCGGAAATGGCATGTGGTGTGAGTGCAGTCGTGTCGGATCTATCTGCGCTACCCGCAGCTACGCGTAAAAAACTTATGGTGATGGGTGTACTGCCTAATACCGAGTTATCTGTTGTACGTATTGCCCCTATGGGTGACCCTTTACAAGTACGTGTTCGTGGTGTCGACATTGCTCTTCGTAAGCAAATTGCCGCTAATATCGATGTAGAGGTGCGCTAATGCAATATAATATTCTTACTGTCGGTAACCCAAATAGTGGTAAAACAACGCTATTTAATGGTTTGACGGGTGCTAAACAACAAGTGGGTAACTGGGCGGGTGTTACGGTTGAGAAGAAAACTGGTAACTACAAATGTTCAGGTGATGACTTTGCGCTGACCGACTTACCAGGTATTTATAACCTTGATAGTGCTAACGATGCTAACAGCCTAGATGAAGCGATTGCATCACGTGCCATTTTGACCTCACCTGCCGATGTGATCATCAATGTTGTTGATGCATCAAGCCTTGAACGTAGTCTTTACATGACCCTACAACTACGTGAACTTGGCCGCCCTATGGTTGTTGTTCTGAATAAAATGGATGTTCTACAACGCCAACGTCAAGTACTTGATGTGAAAGCGCTAGAGAAAGCACTCGGTTGTCCTGTATTCACTTTATCAGCCAATAACCAGTCGCAAGTTGCAGACTTTAAAATGAAACTGCACAAAATGCTGACACAAGGTGTTGCTGTTAAAGAGATAAACTTAAATTATGGCGATGTTTTTGAAGCCGCGATTAAGGAGTTATCACCTTTATTTGCAAGCGCAGAAGTGAATGCTCGTTCACAAGCTATTCGTGTGCTAGAAAATGATACCTTAATCATTAATCGCTTATCAGAGTCAGATAAGAACGCTGCATGTAATATTCGCAATAAAGTAGCCGTTGAAGTTGATCCAGATATTCAAGTGGCTGATGTACGTTACACTTTCTTGCACCAACTTTGTCAGCAAGTACGTCGCCAAGAAGGCAAATTAAGCCGTAGTGTGAGCGACAAAATCGATAGCGTATTACTTCATCGTGCATTTGGTATCCCATTCTTCTTCGTTGTTATGTACCTAATGTTTATGTTCTCTATTAACATTGGTAGTGCATTTATCGATTTCTTCGACATCAGTGTCGGCGCGCTACTTGTTGATGGCGGCCACTATCTTCTTGATGGTCACCTACCAGTGTGGCTGGTAACTGTTATTGCGGATGGTATCGGTGGTGGTATTCAAACGGTCGCAACCTTCATTCCTGTTATTGCTTGTCTGTACTTGTTCCTCGCGCTATTAGAAAGCTCGGGCTACATGGCGCGTGCTGCGTTTGTTCTGGATAAAGTGATGCAAAAAGTAGGTCTACCGGGTAAAGCCTTTGTACCTCTTGTACTGGGCTTTGGTTGTAACGTACCTGCGATTATGGCAACACGTACGTTAGAGCAAGAACGTGAACGTAAATTGGCAGCAGCAATGGCTCCATTTATGTCATGTGGTGCACGTTTACCTGTTTACGCATTATTTGCGGCGGCCTTCTTCCCTGAAAGTGGTCAGAATGTAGTATTTGCTTTGTACCTACTAGGTATCTTTGCCGCTGTTCTGACTGGCTTGATTTTACGTAGCACGCTTTATCCTGGTTCAAGCGATAGCTTCATCATGGAAATGCCAGATTATGAGCTACCAACAATGCGTAACGTTGGTATTAAAACGTGGCAAAAATTGAAAAAATTCGTACTAGGTGCGGGTAAGACAATCGTTGTGGTTGTTGCGTTCTTAAGTTTCTTCAATTCATTAGGTACAGACGGTACTTTTGGTAACGAAGATACTGAAGTTTCTGTACTCTCGAAAGCAGCTCAAATCGTGACGCCTGTACTTGCACCGATTGGTGTGAAGGAAGATAACTGGCCTGCAACGGTTGGTATCATTACGGGTATTTTTGCCAAAGAAGCGGTTGTAGGGACGTTGAACAGTTTGTATGCGCCATCTTCTGATGATGAAGGTGCTGACTATGACTTAGTGGGCAGCTTACAAGAAGCGGTTGGTAGCATTGGTGCAAACTTGTCTGATTTAAGCTATAGCGATCCTTTAGGCATTACGGTTGGTGAGCTAAACGACTTAGACGCTGTGGCTGAAGATCAAGAAGTTGACGCTTCTGTCTTTGGTAATATTCAAGCGCACTTTGTTAGTTCTGCAGCAGCAATGGCTTACTTAATTTTCATCCTACTTTACACGCCTTGTGCTGCGGCGATGGGTGCTTATGTACGTGAATTCGGTCAGAAGTTCTCATTATTCATCGCAGGTTGGACTATGTTGTTGGCTTACACGTTTGCATCTGTCTTCTACCAAGTGGCGCACTTTGCAGATCACCCGACAAGCAGTATGTTGTGGATTGCATTCTTCGTTGCAATCAATGCTGGCTTGTTGGTGTTGTTCAAGCGAGAAGGTAAGAAACAACAAGCTGAGATCCTTGCATTATGATTTTACAGCAGCTGAAAAACTATATTGAGCAACATGGTCGCTCTCGCCGTACTGATTTGGCTAACCACTTTGGTATGAGTGAGGACGGGGTTGATGCCATGCTCTCTGTCTGGGTACAGAAGGGCAAAATTGGTAAAGAGTTAATTGGGTGTGATACCGATGGCTGTTGCCAAGGGGCAAAAGAAGTATGGTATCGCCAGCTGCAAGACAATGAACTATCTGTAACGGTTATGCGTTAAGTTATTGTTTAGTAAAGCGCAATAAATAAAAAGGCAACCTTTGTAAGGTTGCCTTTTTTTGATCGCTATTCTGTACTAACAGCTAGCGATGAAGCCATCAATTACACTAAGTTCTGCACGTAACTCTTCGGCTAACGCAAGCTGTAATGCCTCGCTACGCTGCGTACCATCGGTGTTTCCCCATACCGGGCCAGGCCACGCGATATCAGTTTCAAAACGAGCGATGTGGTGAACATGTAACTGCGGAACTAGATTACCCAAAGCCCCGACGTTGATTTTGTCTGCTTTATAGTCATTTTCGAGTAAAGCAGCTACTGCGCTTGATTCGTTAATGAGCTGGTACTGTTCGCTTTGTGCTAGATGGTGGATCTCTCGTAAATCATTTTTTCGTGGAACCAAGATCAGCCAAGGACCAAGTGCTTCTTTTGATAGCAGAACACGGCACAGGGGAAGGTCGCCCAAAACTGTGGTATCTGTCGCTAAACGAGGATGAAGCATGAAATTCATTGTAAATATTCCTATAGAGTACAGCGCTGCTCACAGGCTGTCAGATTGAGTATTTTCAAACATTCGCACTGCGCTATTCTGACTGTTAAAGATACGTATCAATATAAAAATGGAACGTCTTATGATGTGGTTAAGTACTTAACGGTTAAATACATAATATCGCATCATTTTTGTTATACAACGACGTAATGAGAAGTGGAGAAGATAGATGGCCGCAGAATATCAAGCCATACTCAGCTATTGGTTCGGGGATATTGAGGGTGAAGTAACGAAAATCAATAAAGGTGCATTGTGGTTTCAAGGTGGTGCAGAAGTTGATCAGTATATTACTGATAATTTTTTGCCTTTGGTCAGTAAAGCAAGCACAGGTGAATTAAGCTATTGGGCCCAAGAGCCTCGAGGTGCATTAGCCTTAATTATTTTATTGGATCAGTTTAGCCGTAATATTTATCGTGGGCTGAGCGCAGCATTTCGTAATGATGCCTTGGCTCTGGCTATATGTAAGCGAGGGTTAGCGCAGAATATTGATCAGCAGCTTTCTCCGATTGAGCGCGTTTTCTTCTATCTACCTTTAGAGCATTCAGAGGTACTCGATGATCAAGAAGAGTGTGTGTTTCGCTTTGATCAACTGCGGCAGCTGGTATCAGCTGATAATAGAGCAATGTTTGATGGTTTCTATGAGTATGCGACCAAGCACTTTGACGTTGTAAAAACATTTGGTCGTTTTCCACATCGCAATGCGGCTCATGGGCGATTATCGACTACTGAAGAGCTTGCATGGTTGCATGATGGTGGCCAGCGTTTTGGGCAATAAGCTGGTACGTGATGACTATATCCCTAGATAGCAAACGACATAAAGCCATTAAAGGCTTAACGCGAAAAGGTCAGCGCTGCTGACCTTTTTGTCGATGTTTTATATGATTCTTTGATGATTAACTGAGGGGTAAAACGCGGTTTCTTCCCAGTTTCTTCGCATCATTTAAGAATGTATCTGCGCGACAAATAACTTCTTCTGCGGTTTCTGCTCGACTTTTTTCAGCGATGCCAAATGATGCCGTGATAGTGTTTATTCGCTCACCGTTGCGACGATCCAGAACTGATATTCTTTCAATACTGCGGCGTAGTGTTTCGGCGTGTTGGCGGGCTGTGCTGTGGTTTTTATTGACGAGAATAATAGCGAATTCTTCGCCACCAAAGCGATAAGCTTGCATTTGCTCACGGCAGCTTTCTTTTAAGCGGCGTGATACGGCTTTTAATACTTGGTCGCCAAGCTGGTGGCCGTAGCTGTCATTGAATATCTTAAATTTATCAATATCGAGCATAATCAGCGAAAAAGGGATGTTTTTTTGCTGAACGCTATCAATATCACGATCGAAAGCACGGCGGTTAAATATGCCAGTTAGTGCATCTTCGTTCGCTTCTTTTTGACTCTCTTGTAACGCTTCACGCAGCGTAGCTATTTCTTGCTGAGCGGTATTTAGTTGGCTTTTGAATGCGCCTGTTGAAAGCTGAATGTTCCGTGATTCTTTAATTAAACCGCGTACGAGCCCCATGGTTTCTTCAAGAGAGAGGCCTTCTCGCTCGGCGGATTCTAATTTAGTGAAGCCTTTATCAAGGTTGAGTTGGAATGATTCAGTTTCTGTCAGAGTGTCTGTCATCGAGTGAGAAACTTCTTGCATCATGAGCGTTAAACTTTGCTTGAGTTGCGAGATGTCCTGTACCGCTTTTGTTGCAATATGCTGATGATAAAGTTGTTCACAAGTTGTTGGCGTACATTGACCTTGAGCGGCGATTTCACCATCCATTGCTTGGTTTAACAGCGGTGACTCTTGAGAGACGTAGGTGTACCACAATGCATAATTAGCGGGGGTGGTAGGGACTTTGTGTTTGATCATCAAAGGAACAGTTTGTTTTAGCGTTTCCGTTGATTTCGCAAAGCTATCTTTGTTCATAACCTGCATTCCATCGATCAGCAGCGGGGATAAGTAATTAAATCAATAATAGCGGTATCGGGCTGATAGACGGATCTACTGGCGCTATGAGGTGTTTACCGCTGCTTTCTACTTGTTAGTTGGGTGGCATTGTTAGGCTGAAGTCTTTAAGCAGCGCTAGACCTTGCCATTTGGTCTGTTTAACGAATATAAAAAAGCCTTCTAAGGATACCCTAGAAGGCTAATGGTTTTTAGTCTAACGTAACATTTTTTTACATGCGCTCTAGGGTTTCGATGCCTAGAAGATCAAGACCTTGTTTGATCGTTTTCGATGTAAGAAGAGCGAGTTTCAAACGGCTTTGCTTCACATCTTCTTCTGCGTTCAGAATTGGACATGCTTCGTAGAAGCTAGAGAATTTACCCGCTAGTTCGAATAGGTAAGTACACATTAGGTGCGGCTGACCTTCACGTGCAACGTTTAATACCGCTTCTTCAAACTGTAGCAGTGTTGATAGTAGTGCTTGTTCTTTCTCATCGTTGATCACAACAGGGTGAGTTAGGTCTGCAACTTCAACGTTTGCACGCTTGAAGATAGAAGATACACGCGTGTAAGCGTACTGCATGTATGGTGCAGTGTTACCTTCAAATGCCAGCATGTTGTCCCAATCGAAGATGTAGTCAGTCGTACGGTGCTTAGACAGATCCGCGTACTTAACTGCAGCCATAGCAACAGTGTTGGCGATAGTCGCTTTTTCTTCTGCATCTAGCTCTGGGTTTTTCTCTTCAATCAGTTTCGCTGCACGTAGCTCTGCTTCATCAAGCAGATCTGCTAGACGAACTGTGCCGCCTGCACGTGTTTTGAATGGACGACCATCTTTACCTAGCATCATACCGAATGCGTGGTGCTCAAGCGTTACGTTTTCAGGTAGGTAACCCGCTTTACGTACGATAGACCATGCTTGCATTAGGTGTTGGTGTTGACGAGAGTCGATGAAGTAAAGCACGCGGTCTGCGTTTAGTTCTTCGTAACGGTATTTTGCACAAGCGATATCGGTTGTGGTGTATAGGAAGCCACCATCACGCTTCTGGATGATCACACCCATAGGCTCGCCGTCTTTGTTTTTGTATTCATCTAGGAATACAACTTGTGCACCGTCACTTTCTACTGCTAGGCCTTTTTCTTTAAGATCTG harbors:
- a CDS encoding GGDEF domain-containing protein; the encoded protein is MNKDSFAKSTETLKQTVPLMIKHKVPTTPANYALWYTYVSQESPLLNQAMDGEIAAQGQCTPTTCEQLYHQHIATKAVQDISQLKQSLTLMMQEVSHSMTDTLTETESFQLNLDKGFTKLESAEREGLSLEETMGLVRGLIKESRNIQLSTGAFKSQLNTAQQEIATLREALQESQKEANEDALTGIFNRRAFDRDIDSVQQKNIPFSLIMLDIDKFKIFNDSYGHQLGDQVLKAVSRRLKESCREQMQAYRFGGEEFAIILVNKNHSTARQHAETLRRSIERISVLDRRNGERINTITASFGIAEKSRAETAEEVICRADTFLNDAKKLGRNRVLPLS
- a CDS encoding FeoC-like transcriptional regulator, giving the protein MILQQLKNYIEQHGRSRRTDLANHFGMSEDGVDAMLSVWVQKGKIGKELIGCDTDGCCQGAKEVWYRQLQDNELSVTVMR
- a CDS encoding HIT domain-containing protein codes for the protein MNFMLHPRLATDTTVLGDLPLCRVLLSKEALGPWLILVPRKNDLREIHHLAQSEQYQLINESSAVAALLENDYKADKINVGALGNLVPQLHVHHIARFETDIAWPGPVWGNTDGTQRSEALQLALAEELRAELSVIDGFIASC
- the feoB gene encoding Fe(2+) transporter permease subunit FeoB — encoded protein: MQYNILTVGNPNSGKTTLFNGLTGAKQQVGNWAGVTVEKKTGNYKCSGDDFALTDLPGIYNLDSANDANSLDEAIASRAILTSPADVIINVVDASSLERSLYMTLQLRELGRPMVVVLNKMDVLQRQRQVLDVKALEKALGCPVFTLSANNQSQVADFKMKLHKMLTQGVAVKEINLNYGDVFEAAIKELSPLFASAEVNARSQAIRVLENDTLIINRLSESDKNAACNIRNKVAVEVDPDIQVADVRYTFLHQLCQQVRRQEGKLSRSVSDKIDSVLLHRAFGIPFFFVVMYLMFMFSINIGSAFIDFFDISVGALLVDGGHYLLDGHLPVWLVTVIADGIGGGIQTVATFIPVIACLYLFLALLESSGYMARAAFVLDKVMQKVGLPGKAFVPLVLGFGCNVPAIMATRTLEQERERKLAAAMAPFMSCGARLPVYALFAAAFFPESGQNVVFALYLLGIFAAVLTGLILRSTLYPGSSDSFIMEMPDYELPTMRNVGIKTWQKLKKFVLGAGKTIVVVVAFLSFFNSLGTDGTFGNEDTEVSVLSKAAQIVTPVLAPIGVKEDNWPATVGIITGIFAKEAVVGTLNSLYAPSSDDEGADYDLVGSLQEAVGSIGANLSDLSYSDPLGITVGELNDLDAVAEDQEVDASVFGNIQAHFVSSAAAMAYLIFILLYTPCAAAMGAYVREFGQKFSLFIAGWTMLLAYTFASVFYQVAHFADHPTSSMLWIAFFVAINAGLLVLFKREGKKQQAEILAL
- a CDS encoding DUF924 family protein — protein: MAAEYQAILSYWFGDIEGEVTKINKGALWFQGGAEVDQYITDNFLPLVSKASTGELSYWAQEPRGALALIILLDQFSRNIYRGLSAAFRNDALALAICKRGLAQNIDQQLSPIERVFFYLPLEHSEVLDDQEECVFRFDQLRQLVSADNRAMFDGFYEYATKHFDVVKTFGRFPHRNAAHGRLSTTEELAWLHDGGQRFGQ
- the argS gene encoding arginine--tRNA ligase — encoded protein: MNIQALINDKVSQALEAAGAPAGSPAAVRQSAKAQFGDYQANGVMGVAKKLGTNPREFAQKVIDVLELDGIAEKVEIAGPGFINIFLSKTWLAERAEEALKDDRIGVALEAQQNIVVDYSAPNVAKEMHVGHLRSTIIGDAVVRTLEFLGHNVTRANHIGDWGTQFGMLIANLERVQKESGEVSMELSDLEAFYRESKKLYDEDEEFAARARGYVVKLQGGDEYCAEMWKKLVDVTMIQNQRNYDRLNVSLTRDNVMGESMYNHMLPGIVADLKEKGLAVESDGAQVVFLDEYKNKDGEPMGVIIQKRDGGFLYTTTDIACAKYRYEELNADRVLYFIDSRQHQHLMQAWSIVRKAGYLPENVTLEHHAFGMMLGKDGRPFKTRAGGTVRLADLLDEAELRAAKLIEEKNPELDAEEKATIANTVAMAAVKYADLSKHRTTDYIFDWDNMLAFEGNTAPYMQYAYTRVSSIFKRANVEVADLTHPVVINDEKEQALLSTLLQFEEAVLNVAREGQPHLMCTYLFELAGKFSSFYEACPILNAEEDVKQSRLKLALLTSKTIKQGLDLLGIETLERM